In Ipomoea triloba cultivar NCNSP0323 chromosome 15, ASM357664v1, one genomic interval encodes:
- the LOC116006507 gene encoding phospholipid-transporting ATPase 1-like: MDSNAHSENFSLPESTPNLSRRNTSSNWSKASRESSIREVDMGDLGSRRVRHGSRGADSEGFSRSLKEISDEDARLIYINDPAKTNEEFEFSGNSIRTGKYSILTFLPRNLYEQFHRVAYIYFLVIAILNQLPQLAVFGRGASILPLAFVLLVTAVKDAYEDYRRHRSDKIENKRLALVFVNGQFQQKIWKDIRVGEIIKVFSSETIPCDMVLLSTSDTTGVAYVQTINLDGESNLKTRYAKQETQLKIPEKDTIDGLIRCEKPNRNIYGFQANMEIDGKRVSLGPSNIILRGCELKNTAWAIGVAVYAGRETKVMLNSSGAPSKRSRLETRMNREIIFLSFFLVALCTIVSVLAGFWLRHHKDELDIIPFFRRKDYSEPEVENYNYYGWGLEILFTFLSSVIVYQIMIPISLYISMELVRVGQAYFMVQDSQLFDEGSNSKFQCRALNINEDLGQIKFIFSDKTGTLTENKMEFQCASIWGVDYGSRKSSLQEDQVVYEVQVHGQVLRPKIKIKVDPELLKISKGRPCTVEGKHVHDFFLALAACNTIVPLAVDTSDPALKLVDYQGESPDEQALVYAAAAYGFMLVERTSGHIVISVQGEMQRFNVFGLHEFDSDRKRMSVILGCPDNTVKVFVKGADTSMFSVIDKSLSLEVVRATEMHLNSYSSMGLRTLVVGMRELSASDFGQWQSSYEAASTAVIGRAALLRKVANNIENNINILGASGIEDKLQQGVPEAIESLRIAGIKVWVLTGDKQETAISIGYSSKLLTSTMTHIVINSKSANSCRRSLEDGLNLCKKKLTTRNSEADFIADASSVALIIDGTSLVYILDDKELEEKLFQLASNCNVVLCCRVAPLQKAGIVALVKKRTDDMTLAIGDGANDVSMIQMADVGVGISGQEGRQAVMASDFAMGQFRFLVPLLLVHGHWNYQRMGYMILYNFYRNAVFVLVLFWYALFTAFTLTTAVTDWSSMLYSIIYTALPTIVVGVLDKDLSRRTLLKYPQLYGAGQRQEAYNGKLFWATIVDTVWQSAVAFFVPLLAYWKSDIGVSSIGDLWTLAVVLLVNIHLAMDVIRWSWITHAVIWGSIIATVICVIIIDALPFLPGYWAIFHIARDGAFWFCLLGIIVAALVPRFVVKVCVQHFTPRDIQIAREGEKFGNIGRSEYAVVEMNQIAHPPR; the protein is encoded by the exons ATGGATTCAAATGCACATTCTGAGAATTTTTCACTACCTGAATCTACCCCGAATTTATCTCGAAGAAACACATCTTCGAATTGGTCTAAAGCCTCGCGGGAAAGCTCTATTAGGGAGGTGGATATGGGGGATTTGGGATCTAGACGCGTGAGGCATGGATCCCGCGGGGCAGACTCGGAGGGGTTTAGCAGGTCCTTGAAAGAAATTAGTGATGAGGATGCAAGgttgatatatataaatgatcCTGCCAAGACCAATGAGGAGTTTGAATTTTCTGGGAATTCAATTAGGACTGGGAAATACTCCATTTTAACTTTCCTGCCCAGAAACTTGTATGAACAGTTCCATAGGGTTGCTTATATTTACTTTCTTGTCATTGCTATCCTAAATCAGCTGCCACAATTGGCTGTTTTTGGTCGGGGAGCTTCGATTCTTCCATTAGCTTTTGTATTGTTAGTGACAGCAGTTAAAGATGCCTATGAAGATTATAGGCGGCACAGGTCTGACAAGATTGAAAACAAAAGGTTGGCATTAGTCTTTGTGAATGGCCAGTTCCAGCAGAAGATATGGAAAGATATTAGGGTTGGTGAAATAATCAAAGTCTTTTCGAGTGAAACTATCCCGTGTGATATGGTGCTGCTCTCCACAAGTGACACAACTGGAGTTGCATATGTCCAGACGATTAATTTGGATGGAGAGTCGAATTTGAAAACACGGTATGCAAAACAGGAGACACAGTTGAAAATTCCAGAAAAGGATACCATTGATGGGCTGATCAGGTGTGAAAAGCCCAATAGAAACATTTATGGCTTCCAGGCAAATATGGAGATAGATGGAAAGCGTGTTTCACTTGGACCTTCCAATATCATTCTCCGTGGTTGTGAGCTCAAGAATACAGCTTGGGCGATTGGAGTTGCAGTATATGCTGGCCGAGAGACGAAAGTTATGCTCAACAGCTCCGGAGCTCCATCTAAGAGGAGTCGACTCGAGACTCGTATGAACCGTGAGAtaattttcctttcctttttccttgtTGCTCTCTGTACTATTGTCTCTGTTTTGGCCGGTTTTTGGCTGAGGCATCACAAGGATGAGTTAGATATAATCCCTTTCTTTCGGAGAAAAGACTACTCAGAACCCGAAGtggaaaattataattattatgggTGGGGGTTGGAAATATTGTTCACATTTCTTAGCTCAGTTATTGTCTACCAAATCATGATCCCCATATCACTATACATATCTATGGAGCTTGTCCGTGTTGGTCAGGCTTACTTTATGGTTCAAGATTCCCAGTTGTTTGATGAAGGCTCAAACTCAAAATTCCAATGTAGAGCCCTTAATATAAATGAAGATTTGGGACAGATAAAATTCATCTTCTCTGATAAAACCGGTACATTAACCGAGAACAAGATGGAATTTCAATGTGCCAGCATCTGGGGAGTTGATTATGGTAGCAGAAAGTCCAGTCTTCAAGAAGATCAAGTAGTGTATGAAGTTCAAG TGCACGGACAGGTTTTAAGGCCCAAGATTAAAATAAAGGTTGATCCCGAGCTCTTAAAAATCTCGAAAGGTAGACCGTGTACAGTTGAAGGAAAACATGTTCATGATTTCTTCCTTGCATTGGCGGCTTGCAACACAATAGTTCCTCTTGCTGTGGATACATCTGATCCCGCATTGAAGTTAGTAGACTATCAAGGAGAGTCTCCCGATGAGCAGGCATTAGTATATGCAGCTGCAGCTTATGGTTTCATGCTTGTGGAACGAACCTCTGGCCATATTGTTATCAGCGTTCAAGGAGAAATGCAAAG GTTCAATGTTTTTGGTTTGCACGAGTTTGATAGTGATCGGAAGAGGATGTCTGTAATATTAGGTTGCCCTGATAACACAGTAAAGGTCTTCGTAAAAGGAGCTGATACATCCATGTTTAGCGTAATAGACAAATCATTGAGCTTGGAAGTTGTTCGTGCAACTGAAATGCATCTCAATTCCTATTCCTCAATGGGCTTGAGAACTCTCGTGGTGGGGATGCGAGAACTGAGTGCTTCCGATTTTGGGCAGTGGCAGTCTTCTTATGAGGCAGCAAGCACCGCCGTGATAGGAAGGGCAGCCTTACTTCGTAAAGTCGCTAACAACATTGAAAACAACATTAACATATTAGGCGCATCGGGAATTGAAGATAAGCTGCAACAAGGTGTGCCAGAAGCGATCGAGTCTTTAAGAATAGCGGGCATTAAAGTTTGGGTTTTGACCGGGGACAAGCAAGAAACCGCAATTTCAATTGGCTACTCATCTAAGCTTTTGACAAGTACGATGACCCATATTGTCATTAATAGCAAGTCTGCAAATTCATGTAGAAGGAGCTTGGAAGATGGCTTGAACTTATGTAAGAAGAAGCTCACGACACGTAATTCTGAAGCAGACTTTATAGCCGATGCAAGTTCAGTTGCATTGATCATTGATGGAACAAGCCTTGTTTATATCCTCGATGACAAAGAACTCGAGGAAAAG CTGTTCCAGTTAGCCAGTAATTGCAATGTGGTACTGTGTTGCCGAGTGGCTCCATTGCAGAAAGCTGGAATTGTTGCCCTCGTGAAAAAACGAACGGATGACATGACCCTAGCTATTGGAGATG GTGCTAATGATGTTTCGATGATCCAAATGGCTGATGTGGGGGTTGGCATCAGCGGCCAAGAGGGCAGACAAGCTGTCATGGCATCAGATTTCGCAATGGGCCAATTTAGATTCTTGGTCCCGCTTTTATTGGTTCATGGACACTGGAATTATCAGCGGATGGGCTACATGATATTATACAACTTTTACAGGAATGCGGTGTTTGTTCTTGTCTTATTCTG GTATGCACTCTTTACAGCTTTCACGTTAACTACTGCCGTGACTGACTGGAGTTCCATGTTGTATTCTATCATCTACACCGCACTACCTACAATAGTGGTTGGGGTTCTTGATAAGGATCTGAGTAGAAGGACGCTTTTGAAGTATCCTCAACTTTATGGAGCCGGGCAAAGGCAAGAAGCCTATAATGGCAAATTGTTTTGGGCGACAATAGTGGACACAGTATGGCAGAGTGCAGTTGCCTTCTTTGTGCCTCTTCTCGCGTACTGGAAAAGTGATATCGGCGTTTCAAGCATTGGAGATCTTTGGACACTAGCAGTGGTTCTTTTGGTTAATATTCATTTAGCCATGGATGTGATTCGGTGGAGTTGGATTACTCACGCTGTCATCTGGGGATCGATCATCGCAACTGTTATCTGTGTCATCATCATTGATGCATTGCCATTTCTTCCCGGTTATTG GGCGATTTTTCACATCGCGAGAGATGGCGCATTTTGGTTTTGCTTACTTGGTATCATTGTTGCTGCTCTCGTTCCTCGGTTTGTTGTGAAAGTTTGCGTGCAGCATTTTACGCCTCGTGACATTCAGATTGCAAGAGAAGGGGAGAAATTCGGAAATATTGGGCGGTCTGAATATGCAGTTGTAGAAATGAACCAAATTGCCCATCCTCCAAGATGA